Below is a genomic region from Spirochaetota bacterium.
AATTGAACCACGAAAAACCCTTCGACTACGCTCAGGGCGAGCACGAAAGACACGAAAAAGAGAGGTCACAGATGACACGGATGACACAGATGGAGGACGGGGGAACGACATCTTTTATCGTTCGCTCTGCGTATCATCGGATCAACGGCGGAGGGCTCTATGCGTTCGATAACCCTCTTAATCATATTCGTACTCTGCCCAGGTGTATACGGTCTCGCCCATCGCGGGCGGGTATACACTACCGATGGAACGACTTATATCCTCGACGACGGAAGCGGCTTCGTTTCCCGGCGGGGTATGATAATTACCGTCAATACAGCGCTCTTCATAGATACTACCGACATACAGAGCAGCACGCTAGAGGCAACACGATATCATTTTCCTGTTTGACTATCTAATTTGGTACAAATATACTATGTGAATGGGCAAGTATAAATACGAAGTGATCTTATTTTGGAGCACTGACGACAATGCATTCATTGCCGAAGTCCCGGAACTTTCCGGATGCGCAGCGGACGGTAAAACATACGAAGAAGCCCTGAAGAACGTCGAGGTCATATTCGATGAATGGATAGAAACAGCGAAGAGTCTCGATCGCCCTATACCTGAGCCCAAGGGACGTCTTGCATACGCATGAAGTTTTCAGCCTGAGCGTATTATTGATCAATACAGATGAAGAGCGGCGCAGTAGGGGTGAGGTGGCTGTTCTGGTCCATCGATCATTCACTGTGCCGAGAGTCCGCAACACTGTGCCGAAGGTCCGCAACGCTGTGCCGAAGGTCCGCAACACTGTGCCGAGGGTCCG
It encodes:
- a CDS encoding type II toxin-antitoxin system HicB family antitoxin, which translates into the protein MGKYKYEVILFWSTDDNAFIAEVPELSGCAADGKTYEEALKNVEVIFDEWIETAKSLDRPIPEPKGRLAYA